A genomic segment from Triticum dicoccoides isolate Atlit2015 ecotype Zavitan chromosome 1A, WEW_v2.0, whole genome shotgun sequence encodes:
- the LOC119354537 gene encoding uncharacterized protein LOC119354537, whose product MAPTPSFFFGAAPEDTPAADVSAHAVVPDLSDAVARARLRRQGASGPGRQQAASRGGAPPRKTPQRGLGVAELERLRCGGVDPLHDLNAAAAAAMLEAAAANLQAQGNSVVLQQHHDYLPAFDAATGSRYYSPLLVQPPPAPPAPQPQPQAPVRCVQGVAPEQQYFMDRWGRMGGFVPAGNGQQPQLQVPAPECPSSQSTIWRPACSSASCLHAGQRCDLCSMTMVAMADRGTRGPATATTNAPYYSIYDLAATMTAARKHPIDLQETAGEGFLVAPEGRKEVREIEFFPTRISSHGGPHESELRTTPPSSSSPSGSVGGSLDLSLRL is encoded by the exons ATGGCGCCCACGCcctccttcttcttcggcgccgccCCGGAGGACACGCCGGCGGCTGACGTCTCGGCCCATGCCGTGGTGCCGGACCTCTCCGACGCGGTGGCGCGGGCGCGGCTGCGCCGGCAGGGGGCGTCCGGGCCGGGGAGGCAGCAGGCGGCCTCCCGCGGCGGGGCGCCGCCCAGGAAGACCCCGCAGCGCGGCCTCGGCGTGGCGGAGCTCGAGCGCCTGCGCTGCGGCGGCGTCGACCCGCTGCACGACCTCAacgccgcggccgcggccgccatgctagaggccgccgccgccaacctgcAGGCGCAGGGCAACTCCGTCGTCCTGCAGCAGCACCACGACTACCTGCCGGCCTTCGACGCCGCCACCGGCTCGCGTTACTACTCGCCGCTCCtggtccagccgccgcccgcccctccggcgccgcagccgcagccgcaggCTCCCGTCCGCTGCGTGCAGGGCGTCGCGCCGGAGCAGCAGTACTTCATGGACCGCTGGGGCCGCATGGGGGGCTTCGTCCCGGCGGGCAATGGCCAGCAGCCGCAGCTCCAGGTGCCGGCGCCAGAGTGCCCTTCAAGCCAAAGCACCATCTGGCGTCCGGCGTGCTCCTCCGCCTCCTGCCTCCACGCGGGCCAGCGCTGCGACCTCTGCTCCATG ACGATGGTGGCCATGGCAGATAGAGGAACACGGGGCCCTGCCACCGCCACCACCAACGCGCCATACTACTCCATCTACGATCTCGCCGCCACCATGACCGCCGCTCGCAAG CACCCGATCGATTTGCAGGAGACGGCCGGAGAAGggttcttggtggcaccggaggggAGGAAGGAGGTGCGGGAGATCGAGTTCTTCCCGACGAGGATCAGCAGCCACGGCGGTCCCCACGAGTCCGAGCTGCGCACGacgccgccctcctcctcctcgccgtccgGCAGCGTCGGTGGGTCCCTGGACCTGTCCCTGAGGCTCTAG